The following is a genomic window from Bacillus sp. V2I10.
AAGATCTGATTGATTCTTCAAACTCTCAGCTTATTATGACCATTTTAGTCATTGGAGTCGTCATGACATTCGTGAATACGAATATCAACATCATTGCCCATATTTTCGGTGGCGTCGCAGGCGCTTTGCTTGCGCCCCTGTTTCTTACTAGAAAAGCGTAGCCGACTGGTTAGCTCCGACAGACAGATAAGGATCCGACAGAAAAGGCGCTTTTTGCCTTTACTGGCGGAGCCGTTCTGGCCGAGGAGTTAGGAGGCGGAGCTGGACAATGTGAAAAGCGTAGCCGACTGGTTAACTGCGACAGACAGATAAGAATCCGTTCTGGCCGATTTTCAAAATTTATTAATTGCGAAAGATAGGCATATTTTATAAGTAGAAACATCAAAAAAGACGCCCATCCTCAAAGGATCGCGTCTTTTTTTGCATGATTTTCATAAGAAAACCACTCAAACACTTCTCCGGCATCCTCAATATCGACGCCTTTTACTATGAAATGTGTTCCTCCCATTCCTGACGTTGTTGAAGATTGAATAGACGCGAGGTCTATTCGGCGCTGAAAAAAGGATTGCCTTGCTTCAATGACCTGAATTCTTTTTCTCTTTACAGCGAATGTGGATTTGACCAGATTTCTTGATGAAAGCGTTAATTGTTCGTCATGTATGGCCCATCCTGCATCCTTAAATGATGCAAGACCGATAAGAAGTCCTGCCGGAACAGTCAGCAGCGCAAGGTAACCCCACGGCTGAAAAAAGCAGCTCAAAATGCATGAAATCACCAAGAAAGGAATTGTATAAACGAGAACATATCCTCTTTTCGCTTTCTTTGGCAGCGGGTTTAATTGATCAGCTAAAGAAAAGTCAGGTGTAAACTCGGTTAGCATCTGCTGGATTGTTGTTTTTTTAATCAGCGGAAAAAGGATGGCAGAAACATTCTGATCTTTGGCGCTTCCCCCTGCACTGACAATGTGCACAGTTGCATAGCCGAACGGCTGGCGAATTAGATTTTCGCTGATCTTCATAGCCTGGATTCTCTCAAGCGGAATCGTCAGCTGGTGTTTCTCAAATATTCCGCGCGAAATGACTAGATCCTGTTCTTTCTTTATCACTGTAAAGTTGGCAAACTTCAGACAAACTCCGATTATACTCAGGATCCATGCGATGAAAAATGCAAGGAATACAAGAATGGCATAAACAGTGATGCTTGCATTTGAAAGAAAGGAAAAACGATCGATGATGTCATCAAACGGAATCAGCTCGTCGAACTGTGAGAAAAAAGCAAAAGCCGCAGACAGAACCACTCCGATTCCGCTTGATGTTGACGCAGCAACCAGCAGTTCTTTTACTCCAATTTTATATGTTGAATATGTTTTTTCCTCTTTTAATGTCATGGCGGCTTCATCCTGATCCACCATTTCTTTTTTTCTTTCCGCTAAAGCTGTATTTATCCTGCGGGCTTCTTCTTTTGCAACAGCTGTAAGAACGGCTTCGGCCTCTATACCGCCTCCCGCTGTTTCAAGCTGCAGCTTCACAAGTCCGAATAGCTGCTGAATGATGCCTGCACTTTCGTTGATGGATTGTATTCTTTCAATCGGAATATATCTTTTCTTTTTCACAAATATGCCGAATTCAATCCGCAGTTCATTTTCTTCAATGCGATATGTATATTTCATCCAGCTGATGATACTGTAGATGATCAAAGCGATCAGAATCACGGCAAGACCGATAAAGAAATAGATCTTATAGTCATTGACGAAGAAAAGTACGATGACAGGAAATATCCCGTCTTTCAATTGCTTGAAAAAGGTTAATATAGCAGAGGCAGGATGCAGTCTTTTAGGTTCAGACATCATCTTCTGTCACCCTCGCAAGTCTTGATATAAAGTCACGCAGCTGATCAGCTTCGACCACATCGAGCGCAGGAATCTCATGAATGGTTGCTGCTGTATGAATCGTTACAGTTGCAAGATCATTTTTCCTGAGCAGCGGCCCCTGCTTTGTGTTGACATGCTGCACTCTCACCATTGGAACGAGCACCCGTTTCACCACAAATAAGCCCGACTGAATATCAATTTCATTTTCGTGTACCTCATACCGCCACGTACGGTGCTGTATTTTCGGAGTAATAAAGATAAAAATAATTGAAAAGATCACCCATGTTCCCAAAACGGCAATGGCAATCCATATCGGCCACTCAAAGTAATATACAGCAAACGCAATTCCTCCTGATACAGCCAAAAAAATTAATGATTGGATAAGTGCCGACAGCTTCCATACCTTTAGTGCTTTTTGACTGATTTGATACTTAGGTGCATCTCTCATCTCTGTTCCCCCTGAACTAGTAACTCTCTCTTTATATACGGATTTACGTTAAATATGTTTCACCTTTTAGAAAATCATGCCATTTTCATTATAAAGAAATGAACCTTGCTTGAACACTATTTCAATAAAAACGATGCTCCATCTATTTTTTCAACCTCCGGAAACAAGCACATCTGCTCCATTAATTGAAAAAGAGCATTATCTTTTAGTTTGGCTTCAATCATACAGTCAATCTGAGGAACGCTTCCTTTTATTTCTGACAGAAAAGACATGAATTGCTCTGGATCTACAAATTCAGCGTGAGCATTAAAGTCCTTTTCACTTCTTGGGCTTGATATATGCATTTTCACAGGGAGGGAGGAAAGATGCCAGCTTGCGGCAACACGGTCCCAATGTCTGTGCCAATCCGATTCCTTTTCATGATTCGCCAAGTGATGATGATAATCAAATACGAGCGGTATAGCCAATTTCTCACATAAGTAAAGAGTATCCTGAAGAGTAAATGTTGTATCGTCATTCTCTAACATAAGCATATTCTGGATCTTTACAGGTACAAACCCCTAATTGTGAATGAATTGTTCAAGGGCTTTTTCCTTATCGTTATAGGCCCCTCCAACATGAATGACACATCTGTGTTCGTGAGGCACATTCATTCCTCTGACCAGCGCTTCATGCATACTTAAGGTCCTGAGAGACGTATTCAGTATTTCGGGCTTTGGCGAATTCAGCAGCACGAAATGATCCGGGTGAAAATCAACTCTCATTTTCGTCTTGGAAATCCAATTGCCAAGCTCCTGCAGCGGCTCCCTAAGTACCTTTAAATAGTTAAAATCCTTTATTTCCGGATGGTTAGCAAGAGGAATTAATTTAGAACTGAAACGGAAGAATTGAATATCATGGCAGGCGTTATGTTTGATAATGCGAAGACAATTTTCAAGATTTGATGCTGAAATTCGCTCAAGCTTTTCAATAGCAGCTTCCCTGTCTTTTAAACGCTGAAATTGTGCATATGTCATCGTTTGAGAAGGAGAACAATTCTTCAGATTCACACTCATTGCAACATAGCCTAAACGGACGATTGTCATAGCTGTCACCTTCTTTAATAAGATACATATAGAATGCCCGGTATGAATGAGAATTAATGAAAATCAGCGCGGCTCGATAAACAGCCATGTTAATCGGAAGCTTTTCCATCTAAAAATGCACAAAAAAACACACCGCGCAAAATTGCACGGTGCGTTTGGCATCATCTATTAGTTAGATGAAGATGAGTTTGAGTAACGTCTTTTGTTGCTGCTGTTAGGCTTGCCGCCTTGTTGTCCGTAAGAACGTTTGTTGTTCTTAGAATGCGGGCGCTGGCCGTCTCTTCTGTTGCGGTTACTTGAAGAAGAAGAAGTACGTTTTCCGCCTCTTTTCGCATACATTGGAGCCTCATCCGTTAAGTTAACCGGAGTTTGGTTCGGTTCTTTAGTCATTAATTTGATTGCAGCAGCAAGTACTGATACTTGATCGAATTCTTCAAGCAATGCTTCAGCAGTGCGCTTGTAGAATGACAAGTTCTCATCAGTGATTGTCTGACGGATTTTTTCGATTGAAACAGATTGCTGACCTTCAAGCGCCTCATCAAGAGTCGGTGCTTTCATGCGGTCCATTTTGCGCTTAGTTGTACGCTCAATGATTTTAAGCATATCTTGTTCTCTTGGTGTTACGAATGTCATCGCAGCACCTGTTTTGCCTGCACGGCCTGTACGCCCGATACGGTGAACGTAGCTTTCAGGGTCTTGAGGAACATCAAAGTTGTAAACATGAGTTACACCAGAAATGTCCAGTCCGCGTGCAGCAACGTCTGTAGCAACAAGCACTTCGATTGCGCCTTCTTTAAACTTGCGAAGAGCAGACATACGTTTAGCTTGAGTTAAGTCGCCATGAATTCCCTCAGCTGCATATCCTCTAAGCATTAATGCTTCAGAAAGCTCATCAACTCTGCGCTTTGTGCGTCCGAAAACGATAGCAAGCTCAGGTGATTGAATGTCAAGAAGACGTGTTAATACATCAAACTTCTTCTTTTCTTGTACTTCAATGAAGAACTGCTGAATGTTTGAAACAGTCATTTCCTTCGCTTTTACTTTAACAAGCTCAGGGTTTGTCATGAATTTCTCAGCAATGCGTCTGATCGGATCAGGCATTGTAGCCGAGAACAGCAATGTTTGGTGCTCTGAAGGAACATTTGAAAGAATGTTTTCAATGTCTTCAATGAAGCCCATGTTCAGCATTTCATCTGCTTCATCCATTACAACTGTTTGAACATCAGATAATTTCAATGTTTTACGGTTGATATGGTCAATTAGACGGCCAGGAGTACCAACGATAATGTGAGGAAACTTCTTCAATGAGCGAATTTGACGGTTAATATCCTGTCCGCCATAAATCGGAAGAACGCGAACGCGTTTAGCAGATCCGATTTTGTAAAGCTCTTCAGATACTTGAATCGCAAGTTCGCGAGTCGGTGCAATGATGATCCCTTGGATCTTATCTTGTTTAACATCGATTTTTTCAATAAGCGGAATACCGAATGCAGCTGTTTTACCAGTTCCAGTTTGTGCTTGGCCGATCACATCTTTATTTTGAAGCCCCAGTGGAATGGTTTGTGCTTGGATAGGTGTAGCTTCTTCAAACCCCATTTTATTAATAGCTTCCATTAATAATGGGCTGATACCTAGTTCTTGAAACGTATTTGTCAATTTGTTCTACTCCTTTTAATCTCTATAGCTTTCACAGACTTTCATGTATGGTGAAACAAAAAACGCCCCATCGGGCAAAACGTTAGCTTTATAAAAGCCCGTAAACACTTAACTTTAATCATACCACTTTTTTTATTCTTTTACAACAAGCCGTAGAGATGTGATTCATTTTGCGCTCACTTTATTTTGTGTCATCAGAAAGGATTCTATAACTTCAACAAGCATTGGGAAATCCTCCCCATGACAAATGAGATGTTTTGAACAGGGCAGAAAACAAAGCTCCTTCTGCTCTGAAGTGATTCTTTCATAGATATATTTTGCGCTTTTCACAGGCACAATTCCGTCACACTCTCCTTGGACAATCAAAACAGGTATAGTTATTTTATCCAATATTGGTCGGATATACCTGACCAGTTTCCTGAATTCAAGCGTAGCTGCAATAGGTGTTTCAAGGATTTTTTTTCGGTATCTTATAAAAAGTTCATTGTTTGCCGCATTTCCTCTAATGGCATCTGCAAAGAGTTCTTTTACATCAATAAGCATCTGCCGGGGATTAAGGTAATATGCAGCTGCACTAAGCAGGACAAGTTTATCTACCCGGTACCTCGAAGCCAGATACGCGGCAATTAATCCGCCCATTGAAAAACCGATGATATAGACTTCTGTGCATTCTTCTAACAGATCTCTTAATTCATTTTCAGCATGGGCAATCCATTCGCTGAACTGTATCCCCTTCAGACCTGGGGTCTCCCCGTGGCCCGGCAGAGTAGGCACTTTCAGCACCCAGTCTGTCTCTTCCTTCAGATGGCGGACAAGAGGTTCCACTTCATACGGGGTACCGGTAAATCCATGAATACATAGGCATCCTTTCATGTCGCTCTCTCCCAAACATCAATTTTGTAAAACTGCGCCAGCTGTTGTTTTAAACAAAAAAACCCTGGGTATATTTAAAGTACCCTGGGTTACTATATTTCAAAACAAAAAGGAGCGTTCATCATGACAGTCTTAAAAGATAGCGCAGTAGAAGTATTGAGCGAATTAACACCTTATTCAGTGGGAATCGGCTTAGTTGTTTTAGTGATTGCACCATTTATTTTTTAATGAATATAAGGGCCCCTTTTTATTCTGCAGCAATTGATCAATGGATTGATTTTTTTCATATGTTTCCGGATGTTCCAATAAAGGGAAAGTCCATTAAAAAAGACAGCTGCTTCCGCATTTTGTTCTAATTTTTTCTGCCGTTTTTAAAGGAATGGTCAATTCTTTTTTAATGCGTCCTACTGTCGTTTCTTTCATGTGATTTCTTCCTTAAAGAAGCGCATTAACGACTTCTTCAAGCTTCATGCCGCGTGAAGCTTTTACTAATACGAGATCCCCGGATTTTGCCGTCTGTTTTAATTGATTAACAAGCTCTTGTTTATCTTGATAGACATGAATTAGGGCCGGATCCATTTTTTTACGTGCACCTGCAGCTATTTCCGCACCGAGTTTCCCGAACGTGAAGAGATGATGAATCTCTTTTGAATCGATCGATTCTCCTACCTCTTGATGAAACTTCACCTGCATCTCTTCGCCAAGCTCAAGAATGTCTCCCAGCACAAGAATTTTCTGATTGTAACCCTGCATGTCACACGCAAGCCTGATGGCTGCCTTCATTGAAGTCGGGCTTGCATTATATGCATCGTTAATAACCGCAAGATTCTCTTTTGTTTTTGTTAATTCGAGACGCATGCCCGTCATTTGGATTGCTTTTAATCCTTCACTGATTTTCTCTTGCGGCACACCTAAGAATTCTGCTGCAGCGATAGCTGCAAGCGCATTGTTAACATTATGTTTTCCGAGTACAGGTAAAAATAACTTCTCTTCCCGCCCGCTGATTTTAAAGAATGTGCCGTTTTCTGTTTGCTGAATCTCAGAAGGAGAATAAGCATTTCGCTCAGACCCGCCAAAAGAAATCGTTTTAAACGAATAAGCTTGAACCCGTTCTGTAAGCAAAGGTTCCTCGCCGTCATAAATAAGCACGCCATCAGGCTTTAGCCCGCTGACAATTTCAAGCTTTGCTTCTGCTATGCCTTCCCTTGATCCCAGATTCATTAAATGGGATTCGCCGATATTCGTTATGATCGCAGCATCAGGCTTTGCAAGATTTGAAAGGAGTTCGATTTCGCCCCTGCTGCTCATGCCCATTTCGAGTACAGCTACTTCTGTATCCTCGTTCATGCTGAGGATCGTAAGCGGCAATCCGATATGATTGTTAAAATTCCCTTTGGTTTTATGCACACGGTATGTTGTGGACAGCAGCGAAGCCACCATGTCTTTTGTGGTAGTTTTCCCATTGCTTCCTGTTACGCCGATTACCTTAAGCTGAAGCTGCTCTAAATAGCTGCTCGCTAATTGCTGTAATGCCTTTAACGTATCATCAACTAATATAACGGCACCTGACGGAGGATTCGGTTTATTGCGGTCCCATAAAGTTGCAGCAGCACCTTCTTCGAGCGCTTTTCCGGCAAACTCGTGCCCGTCAAAATTTTCGCCGACAATCGGGATGAACAGGGTTCGGGCTTCAATCTTCCTCGAATCCGTTGTAATTCCATGAATGAACTCATTTTCTTTTTCAGCAGATAACCCTGATCCCCCTGCCATCGTTTGAATGTCCAATAACGAACGTCGTATCATTTTGTGAAAGCTCCTTTCAAACATGTTTATTCATCAATATGTAAACCAAGAAACACTATTCCTAAGAATAGTGTTTCCATGCATTCTTAAAACGTATGTTTAATTTGCTGTTTTCCTTCGTGGCGCTCAAGCGCAAGCTCAACTAATTTCTCGATAAGCTCAGGGTACTCAACACCTGCATGCTTCCAAAGCAGCGGGAACATGCTGTATGGAGTAAACCCAGGCATCGTGTTCACTTCATTGATCAAGGCTCTTCCGTCTTCTGTTAAAAAGAAATCTGCACGTACAAGGCCTGATCCGTCAATGGCCTTAAATGATTTAATGGCTAAATCTTTGATCAGAGCATATTCTTCTTCCGTTACTTGTGCCGGAATCATCATATCTGTATCGCCATCAACGTATTTCGAATTGTAGTCATAAAATTCTTTTTTAGGTGCTACTTCTCCAACTGCAGAACAGCTTGGTTCATCGTTTCCAATGACGCCAATTTCGATTTCACGTCCGATAATGCCTTCTTCAATAATAATCTTGCGGTCATAATTGAATGCCTCATCAAAAGCTTTTACAAGTGATTCCCGGTCTTTGCATTTGCTGATGCCGACACTTGATCCAAGATTTGCTGGTTTCACAAAGCATGGGTAGCCTAGCTCCTGCTCAACTGTCTCGTAAGCTTTCTCCGGAGATTTCTTCCAGTCGTTTTTAATGAATGAAACGTATTTAGCCTGCTCGAGTCCGGCCTGTGCAAACAGGTTTTTCATGATCACTTTATCCATGCCGGCTGCAGAAGCAAGAACGCCATTCCCTACATAAGGAATATTCAGCAATTCAAGCATTCCCTGAACCGTTCCGTCTTCACCGTTTGGTCCATGCAGAAGCGGGAACACTACATCGATTTGCTCATGCTCATTGTCCGTCTTTGAAGGAAAGAGATCCTGATTCAAAGCAACCGGCGATACAGCTGTGCCGCCTTCTTTAAACTGAAGAGCAGCAACGTTTGCAGCAGGCTCCTGTAATTTTGCACCGCGGATCCATTCACCTTTATCTGAAATGTAGATTGGATGTATATCAAATTTGTTTGTATCTAAAGCTTTTATTACAGCAAGTGCGGTCTGCAATGAAACCTGATGCTCTGCTGACTTGCCGCCGTATAATAATCCGACTTTAATTTTCATGTGGATATCCCCCTAAAGAAAGTTCATCTCTTCTATATTATCATTTTCAAATCAAATTGTTATAGCCATCATGCAATTCTTTATAACATTCGAGTGACACGCCTTTTTCCGTCCGCTTTTGATGATCATATTTTCAGCTTTTTGAAGTGGTGGAGGAGCTATACAGGCTCTTTGGCTACCCGATATGGTTTTTTAGATGTTTCGCCAGAGCTTATTAAAAAGTTTACTTTGACCTGCATAAGCAATTCGTGAATGCAAAATCCTCATTATGTATTAAAATAAAAGCAAGGAGGCATGATCATGAAGCAAATTACATCCAAAGAACAGTTTCAAGAGTTAATTACACAAGATCAAGAGGTGCTAATCAAATTTTTCGCAGACTGGTGCCCTGACTGTACTAGAATGAATATGTTTATTGATGAAATCATTGAGGCTTATTCTAAATATGATTGGTACGAAATCAATAAGGACGAGTTCCCTGAACTTGCAGAAACTAATCAGGTAATGGGCATCCCAAGCATTCTGATCTTCAAAAACGGAGAAAAACTCGGGCATCTTCACAGCGCTAATGCAAAATCACCGGAGCAAGTAACTGAATTCCTGCAAGAAAAGCTCGGCTGAGTTTTTAGAATTGACAGATTAAATAATTTTATTTATGATACAACTAATTTCATATGCTTTCTTATCAAGAGAGGTGGAGGGACATGGCCCTTTGAAGCCTCGGCAACGGATCTTAACAGAAACCGTGCCAATTCCAGCAAACGTTATGTTTGACAGATGAGATGGAACTGAAAACAGCAGATTCTGCCTCTCTTCTTACACAAGAGAGGCTTTTTTTATGCGGAGAGAGAGGAGTGTTTTATTGATGAAATATGGATTTTGGCTGCCGATCTTCGGCGGATGGCTCCGGAATGTGGAAAATGAGAATATGCCCCCGACCTATGCTTATGCACAAGAGGTCATTCAGAAGGCGGAAAAATGGGGTTATGATACAACCTTGATTGCCGAGCTTTACTTAAATGATATTAAAGGACCTGAGCATGATTCCCTCGAAGCATGGACCACAGCTGCCGCACTTGCAGCCGTGACAGACAAGATTGAAATCATGACCGCAGTAAGACCCGGTTTTCATAATCCCGCGGTCACAGCAAAAATGGCAGCCAACATCGATCACATCAGCAATGGCAGATTCACCTTAAACGTCGTATCAGCCTGGTGGGAAGAAGAAGCGCGGCAATATGGCGGAATTTTTACTGAGCATGATGCAAGATATGACCGGACCGAGGAATTCATCCAAGTATTAAAAGGGCTGTGGGAAAAAGAAACCTTCACCTATCAAGGTAATTTCTATCAGTTCAGCCATACACATCTCCATCCAAAGCCTGTGCAAAAGCCGAATCCGATTCTTTATGCAGGCGGCGAAAGCCCACGCGGAAAAGAAACCATTGCCAGACATTGTGATGCCTATGTTATGCACGGCGGAACGGTTGATGAAATCAGTTGCAAGATTGATGAGATGAAGAGGTTAAGAGCAACTGCTGAAGGCACACCGTTTCAATCCTTTGGAATGGCTGCTTACATTGTGTGCAGAGATACGGACGCTGAGGTTCAGGAGGAGCTAGCAAGAATCACGGATATTAAGGAATCTTCAGCTTATGCGGGATATAAAGATTTCACAACAAAATCCCAGCTTGAACAAAAGCTCGAGCTTTATGATTACTCTGTTTCAAATCGCGGATTGCGGCCGAATCTAATCGGAACGCCTGAGCAGATTGCAGATAAGATTATTCAGTATGAAGATGCCGGACTCGACTTGCTTCTGCTGCAATTCTCTCCGCAGCTAGAGGAAATGGAACGATTCTCAACGGAAGTCATGCCGCTTGTGGAAGAAAAAAGAAAAGCGAAACCAGAAAGCACATACTCTTCATGAGTATGTGCTTTCTGGTTTTCTTGCTTCAAACGTAATGGTTTGCTCCGCATGCACGGGTTCTTTTCCATATGTATAATCAGCTGATATCACAATGTCCGTAAATCCAAGCCGCTCTAAAACTAATTTAAATTCACGTACACCGTACCATCTCATCGCAAACCTCTGCAGTTCAGTGTCAATCAGCTTCCCATCCTGCCACTTTTCATATTTCAAATAGCTTACCGAATACTGCTCAAGGTAATTCACTTCCAC
Proteins encoded in this region:
- a CDS encoding DEAD/DEAH box helicase is translated as MTNTFQELGISPLLMEAINKMGFEEATPIQAQTIPLGLQNKDVIGQAQTGTGKTAAFGIPLIEKIDVKQDKIQGIIIAPTRELAIQVSEELYKIGSAKRVRVLPIYGGQDINRQIRSLKKFPHIIVGTPGRLIDHINRKTLKLSDVQTVVMDEADEMLNMGFIEDIENILSNVPSEHQTLLFSATMPDPIRRIAEKFMTNPELVKVKAKEMTVSNIQQFFIEVQEKKKFDVLTRLLDIQSPELAIVFGRTKRRVDELSEALMLRGYAAEGIHGDLTQAKRMSALRKFKEGAIEVLVATDVAARGLDISGVTHVYNFDVPQDPESYVHRIGRTGRAGKTGAAMTFVTPREQDMLKIIERTTKRKMDRMKAPTLDEALEGQQSVSIEKIRQTITDENLSFYKRTAEALLEEFDQVSVLAAAIKLMTKEPNQTPVNLTDEAPMYAKRGGKRTSSSSSNRNRRDGQRPHSKNNKRSYGQQGGKPNSSNKRRYSNSSSSN
- a CDS encoding carboxylesterase; its protein translation is MKGCLCIHGFTGTPYEVEPLVRHLKEETDWVLKVPTLPGHGETPGLKGIQFSEWIAHAENELRDLLEECTEVYIIGFSMGGLIAAYLASRYRVDKLVLLSAAAYYLNPRQMLIDVKELFADAIRGNAANNELFIRYRKKILETPIAATLEFRKLVRYIRPILDKITIPVLIVQGECDGIVPVKSAKYIYERITSEQKELCFLPCSKHLICHGEDFPMLVEVIESFLMTQNKVSAK
- a CDS encoding thioredoxin family protein, with protein sequence MKQITSKEQFQELITQDQEVLIKFFADWCPDCTRMNMFIDEIIEAYSKYDWYEINKDEFPELAETNQVMGIPSILIFKNGEKLGHLHSANAKSPEQVTEFLQEKLG
- a CDS encoding LLM class flavin-dependent oxidoreductase: MKYGFWLPIFGGWLRNVENENMPPTYAYAQEVIQKAEKWGYDTTLIAELYLNDIKGPEHDSLEAWTTAAALAAVTDKIEIMTAVRPGFHNPAVTAKMAANIDHISNGRFTLNVVSAWWEEEARQYGGIFTEHDARYDRTEEFIQVLKGLWEKETFTYQGNFYQFSHTHLHPKPVQKPNPILYAGGESPRGKETIARHCDAYVMHGGTVDEISCKIDEMKRLRATAEGTPFQSFGMAAYIVCRDTDAEVQEELARITDIKESSAYAGYKDFTTKSQLEQKLELYDYSVSNRGLRPNLIGTPEQIADKIIQYEDAGLDLLLLQFSPQLEEMERFSTEVMPLVEEKRKAKPESTYSS
- a CDS encoding PH domain-containing protein, which codes for MMSEPKRLHPASAILTFFKQLKDGIFPVIVLFFVNDYKIYFFIGLAVILIALIIYSIISWMKYTYRIEENELRIEFGIFVKKKRYIPIERIQSINESAGIIQQLFGLVKLQLETAGGGIEAEAVLTAVAKEEARRINTALAERKKEMVDQDEAAMTLKEEKTYSTYKIGVKELLVAASTSSGIGVVLSAAFAFFSQFDELIPFDDIIDRFSFLSNASITVYAILVFLAFFIAWILSIIGVCLKFANFTVIKKEQDLVISRGIFEKHQLTIPLERIQAMKISENLIRQPFGYATVHIVSAGGSAKDQNVSAILFPLIKKTTIQQMLTEFTPDFSLADQLNPLPKKAKRGYVLVYTIPFLVISCILSCFFQPWGYLALLTVPAGLLIGLASFKDAGWAIHDEQLTLSSRNLVKSTFAVKRKRIQVIEARQSFFQRRIDLASIQSSTTSGMGGTHFIVKGVDIEDAGEVFEWFSYENHAKKDAIL
- a CDS encoding PH domain-containing protein, producing MRDAPKYQISQKALKVWKLSALIQSLIFLAVSGGIAFAVYYFEWPIWIAIAVLGTWVIFSIIFIFITPKIQHRTWRYEVHENEIDIQSGLFVVKRVLVPMVRVQHVNTKQGPLLRKNDLATVTIHTAATIHEIPALDVVEADQLRDFISRLARVTEDDV
- the murF gene encoding UDP-N-acetylmuramoyl-tripeptide--D-alanyl-D-alanine ligase; its protein translation is MIRRSLLDIQTMAGGSGLSAEKENEFIHGITTDSRKIEARTLFIPIVGENFDGHEFAGKALEEGAAATLWDRNKPNPPSGAVILVDDTLKALQQLASSYLEQLQLKVIGVTGSNGKTTTKDMVASLLSTTYRVHKTKGNFNNHIGLPLTILSMNEDTEVAVLEMGMSSRGEIELLSNLAKPDAAIITNIGESHLMNLGSREGIAEAKLEIVSGLKPDGVLIYDGEEPLLTERVQAYSFKTISFGGSERNAYSPSEIQQTENGTFFKISGREEKLFLPVLGKHNVNNALAAIAAAEFLGVPQEKISEGLKAIQMTGMRLELTKTKENLAVINDAYNASPTSMKAAIRLACDMQGYNQKILVLGDILELGEEMQVKFHQEVGESIDSKEIHHLFTFGKLGAEIAAGARKKMDPALIHVYQDKQELVNQLKQTAKSGDLVLVKASRGMKLEEVVNALL
- a CDS encoding D-alanine--D-alanine ligase, with translation MKIKVGLLYGGKSAEHQVSLQTALAVIKALDTNKFDIHPIYISDKGEWIRGAKLQEPAANVAALQFKEGGTAVSPVALNQDLFPSKTDNEHEQIDVVFPLLHGPNGEDGTVQGMLELLNIPYVGNGVLASAAGMDKVIMKNLFAQAGLEQAKYVSFIKNDWKKSPEKAYETVEQELGYPCFVKPANLGSSVGISKCKDRESLVKAFDEAFNYDRKIIIEEGIIGREIEIGVIGNDEPSCSAVGEVAPKKEFYDYNSKYVDGDTDMMIPAQVTEEEYALIKDLAIKSFKAIDGSGLVRADFFLTEDGRALINEVNTMPGFTPYSMFPLLWKHAGVEYPELIEKLVELALERHEGKQQIKHTF